A segment of the Acidimicrobiales bacterium genome:
CGCACGACGGCTCTCAGGCGGCGTCCTCGTCCGGCTTCCACGCCGCCAGGTCGCCCAGGCGGTCGTCGTTGGAGAACACCTCGACGATCGGCACCCGCAGGCCTACGCGCTTCTGGATCCGCTCGACCTCGAGGACCTGATCCCACAGCACGAGCGTCACGACGATGCCCTCCACACCCGCTCGGGCCGTGCGCCCGGAACGGTGGAGGTAGCCCTTGTGGTCCTCGGGGGGGTCGTAATGGACCACGACGTCCACGGCGTCGATGTCGAGCCCCCGGGCGGCGACGTCGGTCGCCACCAACGCCGGAAGCTGCCCACGCGAGAAGTCACGCAGTGCCCGCTCCCGGATCCGCTGGGGCAGGTCACCGTGGATCGGGGCGGCATTCAAGCCCTCCCTCTCGAGCTGTTGGGCCAGGCGATCGGCGCCTCGCTTGGTCCTGGTGAAGAACAGTGTCTTGTCGACGCCGCGTGAGATGGCGGCAGCCACCTTCACCTTGTCGAGCTGATGCACGGCTAGGAACCGGTGCTCCATCTCCTCGACAGTCACCTGGGCGGAGATGACCTCGTGCTGCACGGGGTCGCGCAGATAGTGGCGGACGAGGTAGTTGACGTCGCCGTCGAGGGTG
Coding sequences within it:
- a CDS encoding DEAD/DEAH box helicase — translated: MTVTFDGLGIKPELTAALNAQGITEPFPIQAQTIGDVLAGRDVCGKAKTGSGKTLAFGLPLLQQTARSRPGRPRALILVPTRELALQVRDVLAPLGTVVDRRVAALYGGAPMERQIAALERGADLAVATPGRLIDLDHRGAISLADVETLVLDEADRMADMGFMPQVEWLLRRVERPHQTLLFSATLDGDVNYLVRHYLRDPVQHEVISAQVTVEEMEHRFLAVHQLDKVKVAAAISRGVDKTLFFTRTKRGADRLAQQLEREGLNAAPIHGDLPQRIRERALRDFSRGQLPALVATDVAARGLDIDAVDVVVHYDPPEDHKGYLHRSGRTARAGVEGIVVTLVLWDQVLEVERIQKRVGLRVPIVEVFSNDDRLGDLAAWKPDEDAA